In the Henriciella marina DSM 19595 genome, TCTACGACCAAAACTATAAAACCTTTAAGAACTTTCTTTTTTTACAAGAAAAAAGAAATTAGATAAATCTCTCATATCTTTTATTCAATAATCGCATCCGATTGCAGTATAAATTTAACGATCACTCATCATGTTCATATTTATCAGAGCTCGTGCTATAATTATACTAATTTTATAAGGAGGAAAAAATATGGGCATTTTTAGTATTTTTGTAATCAGCACAGTTCATTATCAACCAAACAAAAAATAAGTGGTTATAATGAATCGTTAATAAGCAAAATTCATATAACCAAATTAAAGAGGGGTATAATGAACGAGAAAAATATAAAACACAGTCAAAACTTTATTACTTCAAAACATAATATAGATAAAATAATGACAAATATAAGATTAAATGAACATGATAATATCTTTGAAATCGGCTCAGGAAAAGGCCATTTTACCCTTGAATTAGTAAAGAGGTGTAATTTCGTAACTGCCATTGAAATAGACCATAAATTATGCAAAACTACAGAAAATAAACTTGTTGATCACGATAATTTCCAAGTTTTAAACAAGGATATATTGCAGTTTAAATTTCCTAAAAACCAATCCTATAAAATATATGGTAATAT is a window encoding:
- the ermCL gene encoding 23S rRNA methylase leader peptide ErmCL; amino-acid sequence: MGIFSIFVISTVHYQPNKK